Proteins encoded in a region of the Neodiprion virginianus isolate iyNeoVirg1 chromosome 2, iyNeoVirg1.1, whole genome shotgun sequence genome:
- the LOC124298918 gene encoding syntaxin-17, with translation MSLHSETVGSKQPIKRLEIPISKFNDVAIPHHLGMLRRHKTNIAKLKQTGDWDRIYKEQTNASRLVKQLKQLLYEMDVLRGQVQDSDIAKFDQLTAYSRASTMNAIKEYLALDLNLPTMNRLSTKDEDEATNHPFQDGNIQLHAEEKELERQQACLHAWNSLQDDMIQLHQLFVDFNQLVHDQKEFVNRIEENTEETEVNVTEGTKFLEKAGKYKTAAYPIAGALIGTCLGGPVGLIAGLKFGGLTAIGCGLLGFTGGTLLKKKTIKSSTESQAENRLERVHGSDLPSENIKASNKQL, from the exons ATGTCGTTGCACAGTGAAACCGTAGGAAGTAAGCAACCAATCAAACGGCTGGAAATACCAATTAGCAAATTCAATGACGTCGCAATACCACATCACTTAGGAATGCTCAGAAGACATAAGACTAATATCGCcaag CTAAAACAAACCGGAGACTGGGACCGTATCTATAAAGAACAGACGAATGCTTCTCGTCTGGTCAAACAGCTTAAACAGTTGTTGTACGAAATGGATGTTCTGCGAGGCCAAGTACAAGACAGCGATATCGCTAAGTTCGATCAACTCACAGCATACTCTAGAGCAAGTACAATGAATGCCATCAAAGAATATTTGG CGCTGGACCTCAATCTGCCTACAATGAACCGTTTGTCAACCAAAGATGAAGATGAGGCCACAAACCACCCATTTCAGGATGGCAATATCCAACTGCACGCAGAAGAGAAAGAATTGGAAAGGCAGCAGGCCTGTCTGCATGCTTGGAACTCTCTGCAGGATGATATGATACAGCTGCATCAATTGTTCGTAGACTTTAATCAACTTGTTCAC GATCAAAAAGAGTTTGTAAACAGAATAGAAGAAAATACTGAAGAGACTGAAGTAAATGTCACAGAAGGTACAAAGTTCCTAGAGAAAGCAGGAAAATACAAAACAGCGGCATACCCAATAGCTGGGGCTCTAATTGGAACCTGTCTTGGAGGTCCAGTTGGTTTAATCGCTGGTTTAAAATTTGGTGGTCTCACGGCGATTGGTTGTGGGTTGTTAG GTTTTACTGGAGGAACgcttttgaagaaaaaaactataaaatcAAGTACGGAAAGCCAAGCAGAAAACAGACTTGAACGTGTTCATGGTTCTGATTTGCCGTCAGAAAATATAAAAGCTAGCAATAAACAACTTTGA
- the LOC124298917 gene encoding motile sperm domain-containing protein 2 has protein sequence MEVSAQLITDLRNKFFKKLEADGAPDPDGFHPADIARIRDTDNWLKRFLQHNELNVQEALNMLWDSCDWRKKFGCNDITENNVRRDYLEEGIFFPHNKDKDGKTLLIFKSKLHFKGTKDFGELQRCIVYWFERLERQDKGTQISVFFDMADTGLSNLDMEFTKYLIGLFKTYYPNFLNYIIIYEMPWVLNTAFKIIKSWLPAKAIQKIKFVNKSTLKEYVDADNALSAWGGNDDYSFTFVPEERATTTSNNGKLENKKVHFVDGSPMTEQGPSGFGDHENEESLLSIDSEVITFKKEKNEYSGTITFKNITSDKCISYKIKTTSPDKFRVRPSMGVLQPAQIAQVTVMLQPGYALHGLPRNDKFLVMCLPMKDLNASIPDLWKTSGKSAQQHRLRCAGLGSENGDTSKSNFFANNSGSSGDRSLDRLFSKVSQLEDCQNKLHGDLVFSRRLQLISIALTVLMAIAIIYILRSDIRNAAEQVCYHR, from the exons atGGAGGTGTCTGCTCAACTCATTACTGACctcagaaataaatttttcaagaaactcGAGGCAGACGGCGCACCAGACCCTG ATGGCTTCCATCCGGCTGATATTGCCAGAATACGAGATACGGATAACTGGCTGAAGAGGTTTTTACAACACAACGAACTGAACGTACAAGAAGCACTGAATATGCTTTGGGATTCGTGCGActggaggaaaaaatttggttGTAATG ACATCACTGAAAACAACGTTAGGAGGGATTATTTAGAGGAAGGAATCTTCTTTCCTCACAACAAAGATAAGGATGGAAAAACGCTgcttatttttaaatctaaaCTACATTTCAAGGGCACTAAAGACTTTGGAGAATTACAACGATGCATCGTATACTGGTTCGAAAGATTGGAAAG ACAAGACAAAGGAACCCAAATATCTGTGTTCTTTGATATGGCGGACACTGGTCTTTCGAATCTAGACATGGAGTTCACCAAGTACTTGATAGGTCTTTTTAAAACCTATTATCCGAATTTTCTCAACTACATAATCATCTATGAGATGCCTTGGGTCCTAAACACCgcttttaaaataataaagtcCTGGCTGCCGGCGAAGGCAATtcagaaaatcaaatttgtcAACAAATCGACTCTGAAGGAATATGTGGATGCAGATAACGCTCTGTCTGCATGGGGAGGAAATGATGATTATTCTTTCACATTCGTCCCCGAGGAACGAGCAACAACCACGTCAAATAATGGCAAACTGGAGAACAAGAAG GTTCACTTTGTCGATGGATCGCCAATGACTGAACAGGGACCTAGCGGATTTGGGGATCACGAAAATGAAGAATCTT tATTATCTATCGATTCTGAAGTAATAACGtttaagaaggaaaaaaatgaatactcTGGAACAATAACATTCAAAAACATTACCTCGGATAAATGCATTTCATACAAG atcaAGACAACATCCCCAGATAAATTCAGAGTTCGCCCTAGCATGGGAGTTTTACAACCTGCGCAAATTGCTCAGGTGACCGTAATGTTGCAGCCCGGTTATGCGTTGCATGGACTTCCTCGCAACGATAAATTTCTAGTCATGTGTTTACCGATGAAAGATTTGAACGCCTCTATACCAGATCTTTGGAAG ACTTCGGGAAAAAGTGCACAGCAACATAGATTGAGATGCGCAGGTCTGGGTTCAGAAAATGGAGACActtcaaaatcgaatttttttgcaaacaattCGGGTTCGAGTGGTGATAGATCTTTGGATAGACTGTTTTCAAAG GTATCGCAGTTAGAAGACTGTCAAAATAAACTCCATGGGGATTTAGTATTCTCAAGAAGATTACAGTTGATATCAATTGCCCTAACCGTTCTCATGGCAATAGCGATCATCTACATTTTGAGATCGGATATTAGAAACGCAGCTGAACAGGTGTGTTATCACCGATAA